A window of the Acidovorax sp. YS12 genome harbors these coding sequences:
- a CDS encoding Crp/Fnr family transcriptional regulator encodes MDDPILTIEEREAINSGRWFATLSPSLRHDILRCAYVKRYKDGTLICARGDPPEEWIACAKGAVRVSSTSISGKQITLTYVEPGIWFGDVAMFDGDRRTHDAYAHGDTTVLGVAKADFQKILAQHVELYEALLRLHARRIRQLYGLVEDLNTLPLRARLAKQLLHLVRSYGVPSLANYGEVRIGLQLAQEELAQLLGASRQRVNQELKAMEREEAIRIEPGGLVVRKRDALMRIAESDI; translated from the coding sequence ATGGACGACCCCATTCTTACCATCGAGGAACGAGAGGCGATCAATTCCGGTCGCTGGTTTGCAACCCTTTCCCCATCGCTGCGGCACGACATTCTCCGATGCGCCTACGTCAAACGCTACAAGGACGGCACGCTGATCTGCGCACGCGGCGATCCACCCGAGGAGTGGATCGCCTGCGCCAAGGGCGCTGTGCGCGTGAGCTCGACCTCGATCTCGGGCAAGCAGATCACGCTGACCTACGTGGAGCCGGGCATCTGGTTCGGCGACGTGGCGATGTTCGACGGCGACCGGCGCACGCACGATGCCTATGCGCATGGCGACACCACCGTGCTGGGCGTGGCCAAGGCCGATTTCCAGAAGATCCTGGCGCAGCACGTGGAACTGTACGAAGCGCTGCTGCGCCTGCATGCGCGGCGCATCCGCCAGCTCTACGGCCTGGTGGAGGATCTCAACACCCTGCCGCTGCGCGCGCGCCTGGCCAAGCAGCTGCTGCACCTGGTGCGCAGCTACGGCGTACCCAGCCTGGCGAACTACGGCGAAGTGCGCATCGGCCTGCAGCTGGCCCAGGAAGAGCTGGCGCAGCTGCTGGGCGCATCGCGCCAGCGCGTGAACCAGGAGCTCAAGGCCATGGAGCGCGAGGAAGCCATCCGCATCGAGCCGGGCGGCCTCGTGGTGCGCAAGCGCGACGCGCTGATGCGCATCGCCGAGTCCGACATCTGA
- a CDS encoding thiamine phosphate synthase, translating to MPSSTDWAAAAQAIAAAHGARFAEFPAQPAPAPTGDDPVYRAALAACSQLGFIAIDAECLAQAWMRQSQRLGAFDAALWPGDPQDFGVQARAGRTGFPACPQRLGLYAVLPDAAWVGRMGRAGVPTVQLRFKSADPAAITREVRAAVTAVQGTQALLFINDHWRDAIAAGAYGVHLGQEDLDALAPEELAQLRASGLRLGVSTHGYAEMLRADAVAPSYIALGAVFPTTLKKMATVPQGVARLGSYVPLLRGYPLVAIGGIGAAQFPEILATGVGSIAVVRALVQAPDPEQAAAELLRHMAG from the coding sequence ATGCCCTCCTCCACCGACTGGGCCGCCGCCGCGCAGGCCATCGCCGCCGCGCACGGCGCGCGCTTTGCCGAATTTCCCGCGCAACCCGCGCCCGCGCCCACGGGCGACGACCCGGTGTACCGCGCTGCGCTGGCGGCCTGCAGCCAGTTGGGCTTCATCGCCATCGACGCCGAATGCCTGGCGCAGGCCTGGATGCGCCAGAGCCAGCGCCTGGGCGCCTTCGACGCCGCGCTATGGCCCGGCGATCCGCAGGACTTCGGCGTGCAGGCGCGCGCCGGGCGCACAGGCTTCCCCGCCTGCCCGCAGCGGCTCGGCCTGTACGCCGTGCTGCCCGACGCCGCCTGGGTCGGCCGCATGGGGCGCGCGGGCGTGCCCACGGTGCAACTGCGCTTCAAGAGCGCAGACCCTGCCGCCATTACCCGGGAAGTGCGCGCCGCCGTGACGGCCGTACAGGGCACGCAGGCGCTGCTGTTCATCAACGACCACTGGCGCGACGCCATCGCCGCGGGCGCCTACGGCGTGCATCTGGGCCAGGAAGACCTGGACGCGCTGGCGCCGGAGGAACTGGCGCAGTTGCGCGCCTCGGGCCTGCGCCTGGGCGTGAGCACGCATGGCTACGCCGAGATGCTGCGCGCCGACGCCGTGGCGCCGAGCTACATCGCGCTGGGCGCGGTATTCCCCACCACGCTGAAGAAAATGGCCACGGTGCCCCAGGGCGTGGCCCGCCTGGGCAGCTACGTGCCATTGCTGCGCGGCTACCCGCTGGTGGCCATCGGCGGTATCGGCGCGGCGCAGTTCCCCGAGATCCTCGCCACCGGCGTCGGCTCCATCGCCGTGGTGCGCGCCCTGGTGCAGGCGCCGGATCCGGAGCAGGCGGCCGCCGAGCTGCTGCGGCACATGGCGGGCTGA
- a CDS encoding thiazole synthase, translating to MNDSLTLYGHAFASRLLLGTARYPSPAVLEAAVQRARPAMVTASLRRQGINATHAGESFWELLKRLGVPVLPNTAGCHSVQEAVTTAQMAREVFGTPWIKLEVIGDDYTLQPDTLNLVEAASLLIKDGFLVLPYSTDDLVLCQRLVDVGCQAVMPWAAPIGTGRGPQNPYALQTLRERLPVPLLVDAGLGLPSHACQVMEWGFDGVLLNTAVALSQDPVAMAGAFADAVAAGRAAHSAGAMAPQQAAQPSTPVLGTPFWHHDKA from the coding sequence ATGAACGATTCGCTGACCCTCTACGGCCACGCCTTCGCCAGCCGCCTGCTGCTGGGCACCGCCCGCTACCCCTCGCCCGCCGTGCTCGAAGCCGCCGTGCAGCGCGCGCGCCCGGCCATGGTCACGGCCTCGCTGCGCCGCCAGGGCATCAACGCCACCCACGCGGGCGAGAGCTTCTGGGAACTGCTCAAGCGCCTGGGCGTGCCCGTGCTGCCCAACACCGCCGGCTGCCACAGCGTGCAGGAGGCCGTGACCACGGCGCAGATGGCGCGCGAGGTGTTCGGCACGCCGTGGATCAAGCTCGAAGTCATCGGCGACGACTACACCCTGCAGCCCGACACGCTGAACCTGGTGGAGGCCGCATCGCTGCTCATCAAGGACGGCTTCCTCGTGCTGCCCTACTCCACCGACGACCTGGTGCTGTGCCAGCGCCTGGTGGACGTGGGCTGCCAGGCCGTCATGCCCTGGGCCGCGCCCATCGGCACCGGCCGCGGCCCGCAGAACCCCTACGCGCTGCAGACGCTGCGCGAACGCCTGCCGGTGCCGCTGCTGGTGGACGCCGGGCTGGGCCTGCCCTCGCACGCCTGCCAGGTGATGGAGTGGGGCTTTGACGGCGTGCTGCTGAACACCGCCGTGGCGCTGTCGCAAGACCCCGTGGCCATGGCCGGCGCCTTTGCCGACGCCGTGGCCGCCGGCCGCGCCGCGCACAGCGCGGGTGCCATGGCGCCGCAGCAGGCCGCGCAGCCCAGCACCCCGGTGCTCGGCACCCCGTTCTGGCACCACGACAAGGCATGA
- the thiS gene encoding sulfur carrier protein ThiS: MNVTINQQATTLPAHATVQDALATLAARPPFAVAVNTRFVPNTQYASHALHEGDRIEVIAPVTGG; this comes from the coding sequence ATGAACGTCACCATCAACCAGCAAGCCACCACGCTGCCCGCACACGCCACCGTGCAGGACGCGCTCGCCACCCTGGCCGCGCGCCCGCCCTTCGCCGTCGCCGTGAACACCCGCTTCGTGCCCAACACGCAGTACGCCAGCCACGCGCTGCACGAGGGCGACCGCATCGAGGTGATCGCGCCCGTGACGGGCGGCTGA
- a CDS encoding FAD-dependent oxidoreductase translates to MHTLAASSSITLLGAGLLGRLLATSLARQGHRVQVFEAGGPEGEGSAAHVAAAMLAPLAESAVTEPGVVRMGQHALERWPALLGQLPAPVYFQRNGTLIVWHRQDTPDALRLRGLLERTQTLLPTLPHMQALDAEGLAQAEPALAHRFGQGLLLPGEGQLDNRQLFAALAQDMQRLGVQVHWHSPRAPGDFRPGEAGQPDWLLDCRGLGARAQWSQLRGVRGEVLRIHAPEVTLARPTRLVHPRYSIYIAPKQDHLFVIGATEIESDDRSPMSVRSALELLSAVYTVHSGFAEGRILEMNTQCRPTLPDNLPAIRMPQPRVMEINGMYRHGFMIAPALHDVALELLEQGQSALAPQFGLSLQRTA, encoded by the coding sequence ATGCACACCCTCGCTGCCTCCTCCTCCATCACCCTCCTCGGCGCCGGCCTGCTGGGCCGCCTGCTGGCCACCAGCCTGGCGCGCCAGGGCCACCGCGTGCAGGTCTTCGAGGCCGGCGGCCCCGAAGGCGAAGGCTCCGCCGCGCACGTGGCCGCCGCCATGCTGGCGCCGCTGGCCGAATCGGCCGTGACCGAGCCCGGTGTGGTGCGCATGGGGCAGCACGCGCTGGAGCGCTGGCCCGCGCTGCTGGGCCAGTTGCCCGCGCCGGTGTACTTCCAGCGCAACGGCACGCTGATCGTCTGGCACCGCCAGGACACGCCCGACGCGCTGCGCCTGCGCGGCCTGCTGGAGCGCACGCAGACCCTGCTGCCCACCCTGCCCCACATGCAGGCGCTCGATGCCGAGGGGCTGGCACAGGCCGAGCCCGCGCTGGCGCACCGCTTCGGCCAGGGCCTGCTGCTGCCCGGCGAGGGCCAGCTCGACAACCGCCAACTGTTCGCCGCGCTGGCGCAGGACATGCAGCGGCTGGGCGTGCAGGTGCACTGGCACAGCCCGCGCGCGCCGGGCGACTTCCGCCCCGGCGAGGCCGGCCAGCCCGACTGGCTGCTCGACTGCCGCGGCCTGGGCGCGCGCGCGCAGTGGAGCCAGCTGCGCGGCGTGCGCGGCGAAGTGCTGCGCATCCACGCGCCCGAGGTGACGCTGGCCCGCCCCACGCGGCTGGTGCACCCGCGCTACTCGATCTACATCGCGCCCAAGCAGGACCACCTGTTCGTCATCGGCGCGACCGAGATCGAGTCCGACGACCGCTCCCCCATGAGCGTGCGCTCGGCGCTGGAATTGCTCAGCGCCGTCTACACCGTGCACAGCGGCTTCGCCGAGGGCCGCATCCTGGAGATGAACACGCAGTGCCGCCCCACCCTGCCGGACAACCTGCCCGCCATCCGCATGCCGCAGCCGCGGGTCATGGAGATCAACGGCATGTACCGCCACGGCTTCATGATCGCCCCCGCGCTGCACGACGTGGCGCTGGAGCTGCTGGAGCAGGGACAATCGGCGCTTGCGCCCCAGTTCGGCCTGTCCCTGCAACGCACCGCATGA
- the thiD gene encoding bifunctional hydroxymethylpyrimidine kinase/phosphomethylpyrimidine kinase, producing MTQEKPTSLPRYARVLSIAGSDSGGGAGIQADLKTFAALGCYGMTAITAITAQNTQGVRGIHGIPPDMLRAQIDAVVEDIGADAVKIGMLASPEVVQVVADAIRRHQLPHVVLDPVMVATSGDRLIAQETVAVLVRALFPLAEVVTPNLDEAALLLGRPIGGIAALDGAARGLLALGARAALLKGGHLPGDEVVDVLALSDGHTTRLGSARIATHNGHGTGCTLSSAIAAHLALGHALPEAVARARAYILGAIEAGAAVRTGRGHGPLNHGYAPVAQVVL from the coding sequence ATGACGCAAGAAAAACCGACTTCGCTGCCGCGCTATGCGCGCGTGCTCTCCATCGCCGGCTCGGACAGCGGCGGCGGTGCCGGCATCCAGGCCGACCTCAAGACCTTCGCCGCTTTAGGCTGCTACGGCATGACTGCCATCACCGCCATCACGGCGCAGAACACGCAGGGCGTGCGCGGCATCCATGGCATACCGCCCGACATGCTGCGCGCGCAGATCGACGCCGTGGTCGAGGACATCGGCGCCGATGCGGTGAAGATCGGCATGCTGGCCTCGCCCGAAGTGGTGCAGGTGGTGGCCGACGCCATCCGCCGCCACCAGCTGCCGCACGTGGTGCTCGACCCGGTGATGGTGGCCACCAGCGGCGACCGCCTCATCGCCCAGGAGACCGTGGCCGTGCTGGTGCGCGCGCTGTTCCCGCTGGCCGAGGTGGTCACGCCCAACCTGGACGAGGCGGCGCTGCTGCTGGGGCGCCCCATCGGCGGCATCGCGGCGCTGGACGGCGCCGCGCGCGGCCTGCTGGCGCTGGGCGCGCGCGCCGCGCTGCTCAAGGGCGGCCACCTGCCGGGCGACGAAGTGGTGGACGTGCTGGCCTTGTCCGATGGCCATACCACCCGCCTGGGTTCGGCGCGCATCGCCACGCACAACGGGCATGGCACGGGCTGCACGCTGTCCTCGGCCATTGCCGCGCACCTGGCGCTGGGCCACGCGCTGCCCGAGGCCGTGGCCCGGGCGCGGGCCTACATTCTGGGTGCCATCGAGGCCGGGGCCGCCGTGCGCACGGGCCGGGGCCATGGTCCGCTGAACCATGGCTATGCGCCGGTGGCGCAGGTGGTTTTGTAG
- a CDS encoding acyltransferase, with protein MAIFIVLANHAFINFFIYTETAAWEGVLAKISLQSVISIEWLFVLSGFLIGTIMIRSFSKSDSWWQCSKDFWMRRWFRTLPSYYLFLLVNVLLVALGIEKGWFTWQFLVFSQNLLRGDVSDNFFGESWSLALDEWFYLLMPIIIGLFFLLKKMENRYCFLLTAGVLIVLPACARFFYPPVLDVWEWDLEIRRVTLYHLDATGWGVLAAIVNNWYKELWDRYSGLLGFLGAAAMLLGMYFLWILLDPGAWGQGVFSRAVNCVSITLLSVGTAMILPWLTKVSVHVLVDNLLGNFVEKISLYSYTIYLSHMPLLFLIRHVLDIDSRSSMVEIWFCVCLWLLAVYAFSSVVFHRFELPISRVRDRFTRRINSMPL; from the coding sequence ATGGCGATCTTCATCGTTTTGGCGAACCATGCGTTCATCAACTTCTTTATTTACACCGAGACTGCTGCGTGGGAAGGCGTCCTGGCAAAGATCAGCCTGCAGTCCGTCATATCCATTGAGTGGCTCTTCGTCTTGAGTGGATTTCTGATCGGAACCATCATGATCAGAAGCTTTTCCAAGAGCGATTCGTGGTGGCAATGCAGCAAGGATTTCTGGATGCGGCGCTGGTTCAGAACCTTGCCATCGTATTACCTGTTTCTGTTGGTGAATGTCCTGCTGGTAGCCCTTGGAATCGAGAAGGGCTGGTTTACATGGCAATTCCTGGTTTTCTCGCAGAACCTTCTCCGTGGGGATGTTTCGGATAATTTTTTCGGCGAATCATGGTCGCTGGCGCTGGATGAGTGGTTCTATCTTCTTATGCCAATAATTATTGGTTTGTTCTTCCTGCTGAAGAAGATGGAAAACAGATATTGTTTTCTGCTGACGGCCGGTGTGCTGATCGTGCTGCCCGCCTGCGCCCGTTTCTTTTACCCGCCTGTCCTTGACGTATGGGAGTGGGATTTGGAGATACGCCGCGTTACCCTATACCATCTGGATGCGACAGGCTGGGGGGTTCTTGCTGCGATAGTGAACAATTGGTATAAGGAATTATGGGACAGGTATTCTGGATTGCTCGGTTTTCTGGGCGCTGCTGCAATGCTGCTGGGGATGTATTTCTTATGGATATTGCTGGATCCCGGCGCCTGGGGGCAGGGGGTTTTTTCCAGGGCCGTCAACTGCGTTTCCATTACTTTGCTCTCTGTCGGTACGGCCATGATCTTGCCATGGTTGACGAAGGTGTCCGTCCATGTGCTGGTGGATAATCTCCTCGGGAATTTTGTCGAGAAGATCAGTCTTTATTCCTACACAATCTATCTTTCTCATATGCCGCTGTTGTTTCTGATCCGGCATGTTCTCGATATTGACTCCCGCTCCAGCATGGTGGAGATTTGGTTTTGCGTCTGCCTTTGGCTTCTGGCTGTTTATGCGTTTTCATCGGTTGTGTTCCATAGATTCGAGCTTCCTATTTCAAGGGTAAGAGATAGGTTCACCAGAAGAATCAACAGCATGCCTCTGTGA
- a CDS encoding DASS family sodium-coupled anion symporter → MGFKPVPTAIAVALGLIIGFVIPVPEGVAPDAWHLLALFVGTIAAIIGKALPIGALSIIAIALVAVTGVTNDKAAGAISDALSSFSNSLIWLIGVSIMISRGIIKTGLGARIGYLFIAVWGKKTIGIAYSLALSELILAPVTPSNTARGGGIIHPIMRAIADSYGSDPEKGTQGRMGRYLALTNYHANPITSAMFITATAPNPLVVKLIADVTGAQISLSWGTWALAMLLPGLVALALMPLIIYLLHPPEIKSTPNAMQFAREKLRELGPISQGEVTMFGVFAVLLVLWAGIPAFLFGPGAAVDPTTTAFIGLSLCLVTGVLTWEDVIKEKSAWDTIVWFGALVMMATFLNKLGLIAWFAQSIETGIRHMGLGWVAASALLMLTYLYAHYMFASTTAHITAMFAAFYGAGLALGAPALPFALMMAAASNIMMTLTHYATGTSPVVFGSGYTTLGEWWKTGFVMSLVLIVIWLVVGGVWWKVLGYW, encoded by the coding sequence ATGGGCTTCAAACCTGTTCCCACGGCCATTGCGGTGGCCCTGGGCCTGATCATCGGCTTCGTGATTCCGGTGCCCGAGGGCGTTGCGCCCGATGCCTGGCATCTGCTGGCGCTGTTCGTGGGCACCATCGCGGCCATCATCGGCAAGGCGCTGCCCATTGGCGCCCTGTCCATCATCGCCATCGCGCTGGTGGCCGTGACGGGCGTGACCAACGACAAGGCAGCGGGCGCGATCAGTGACGCGCTCAGCAGCTTCTCCAATTCGCTGATCTGGCTGATCGGCGTGTCCATCATGATTTCGCGCGGCATCATCAAGACCGGGCTGGGCGCGCGCATCGGCTACCTGTTCATCGCCGTATGGGGCAAAAAGACCATCGGCATCGCCTATTCGCTGGCGCTGTCGGAGCTGATCCTGGCCCCGGTCACGCCCAGCAACACGGCGCGCGGCGGCGGCATCATCCACCCCATCATGCGCGCCATCGCGGACAGCTACGGCTCCGACCCCGAAAAGGGCACGCAGGGGCGCATGGGCCGCTACCTGGCGCTGACCAACTACCACGCCAACCCGATCACCTCGGCCATGTTCATCACCGCCACCGCGCCCAATCCGCTGGTGGTCAAGCTGATCGCCGACGTGACGGGCGCGCAGATCAGCCTGAGCTGGGGCACCTGGGCGCTGGCCATGCTGCTGCCGGGGCTGGTGGCGCTGGCGCTGATGCCGCTCATCATCTACCTGCTGCACCCGCCGGAGATCAAGAGCACGCCCAACGCCATGCAGTTCGCGCGCGAGAAGCTGCGGGAGCTGGGCCCCATCAGCCAGGGCGAGGTCACGATGTTCGGCGTGTTCGCGGTGCTGCTGGTGCTGTGGGCGGGCATTCCGGCCTTTCTGTTCGGCCCGGGCGCGGCGGTGGACCCGACCACGACCGCCTTCATCGGCCTGTCGCTGTGCCTGGTCACCGGGGTGCTGACCTGGGAAGACGTCATCAAGGAAAAGAGCGCCTGGGACACCATCGTCTGGTTCGGCGCACTGGTGATGATGGCCACCTTCCTCAACAAGCTCGGCCTGATCGCCTGGTTCGCCCAGAGCATCGAAACCGGCATTCGCCACATGGGCCTGGGCTGGGTGGCGGCCAGCGCGCTGCTGATGCTGACCTATCTGTACGCGCACTACATGTTCGCCAGCACCACGGCCCACATCACCGCCATGTTCGCCGCCTTCTACGGCGCCGGCCTGGCGCTGGGTGCGCCCGCGCTGCCCTTCGCGCTGATGATGGCGGCGGCCTCGAACATCATGATGACGCTGACCCACTACGCCACCGGCACCTCGCCCGTGGTCTTCGGCTCGGGCTACACCACGCTGGGCGAATGGTGGAAGACCGGCTTCGTGATGAGCCTGGTGCTCATCGTCATCTGGCTGGTGGTGGGCGGGGTGTGGTGGAAGGTGCTGGGTTACTGGTGA
- a CDS encoding cytosine permease, producing the protein MHTPTANEALTPIPDAQRVFRWHDHASLWFSLGVGLLVMQVGAYLMPALGTQEALLAIVAGSLLGAGLLGWVAKIGCDSGLASAGLMHAVYGRTFARLPIVLNIVQLVGWGTFELVVMRDASVAIGRQAGAMQAAWWPVAATLLWGGVVTLLISGSMVQLVRRIIARVALPLVVLSLLWLSWQFLGLAQAQGLAPLWQRQGEGGMGVMPALDLVIAMPISWLPLVADYARHGRSGAGALRGAWAGYAVANIWCYALGVLVALTLPSQDLVTALLLAQGGLIALSLILIDEVDNAYGDAYSGAVSSHSLLPRWSVRRWGLGVAVACTLGALVLPMHSLEPFLLLLSSVFVPLFGVILGRLAFGADAAALLARAGKAHAVPVAIWLAGVALYHLLPKLAPALGSALPTLALSFALAWATRPRSA; encoded by the coding sequence ATGCACACCCCGACCGCCAACGAGGCGCTGACCCCGATCCCCGACGCGCAGCGCGTCTTCCGCTGGCACGACCACGCCTCGCTGTGGTTCAGCCTGGGCGTGGGCCTGCTGGTCATGCAGGTGGGCGCCTACCTGATGCCCGCGCTGGGCACGCAGGAGGCGCTGCTCGCCATCGTCGCCGGCTCGCTGCTCGGCGCCGGGCTGCTGGGCTGGGTGGCGAAGATCGGCTGCGACAGCGGGCTGGCCAGCGCGGGCCTGATGCACGCGGTGTACGGGCGCACGTTCGCGCGCCTGCCCATCGTGCTGAACATCGTGCAGCTCGTGGGCTGGGGCACGTTCGAGCTGGTGGTGATGCGCGACGCCAGCGTCGCCATCGGCCGGCAGGCCGGCGCCATGCAGGCGGCCTGGTGGCCGGTGGCGGCCACGCTGCTGTGGGGCGGCGTGGTCACCCTGCTCATCAGCGGCTCCATGGTGCAGCTGGTGCGCCGCATCATCGCGCGCGTGGCGCTGCCGCTGGTGGTGCTGTCGCTGCTGTGGCTGTCCTGGCAGTTCCTCGGGCTGGCGCAGGCGCAGGGGCTGGCACCGCTCTGGCAGCGCCAGGGCGAGGGCGGCATGGGCGTGATGCCGGCGCTCGACCTGGTGATCGCCATGCCCATCTCGTGGCTGCCGCTGGTGGCCGACTACGCGCGCCACGGCCGCAGCGGCGCCGGCGCGCTGCGCGGCGCATGGGCGGGCTACGCCGTGGCCAACATCTGGTGCTACGCGCTGGGCGTGCTGGTGGCGCTGACGCTGCCCAGCCAGGACCTGGTGACCGCGCTGCTGCTGGCGCAGGGCGGGCTGATCGCGCTGTCGCTGATCCTCATCGACGAAGTGGACAACGCCTACGGCGACGCGTACTCCGGCGCCGTCTCCAGCCACAGCCTGCTGCCGCGCTGGAGCGTGCGCCGGTGGGGCCTGGGCGTGGCCGTGGCCTGCACGCTGGGCGCGCTGGTGCTGCCCATGCACAGCCTGGAGCCCTTCCTGCTGCTGCTCAGCTCGGTATTCGTGCCGCTGTTCGGCGTGATCCTGGGGCGCCTGGCCTTCGGCGCCGATGCGGCCGCGCTGCTGGCCCGGGCGGGCAAGGCGCATGCCGTGCCCGTCGCCATCTGGCTGGCGGGCGTGGCGCTGTACCACCTGCTGCCCAAGCTGGCCCCGGCGCTGGGCTCGGCCCTGCCCACGCTGGCGCTGAGCTTCGCGCTGGCCTGGGCCACGCGGCCGCGCAGCGCCTGA